In one Drosophila pseudoobscura strain MV-25-SWS-2005 chromosome X, UCI_Dpse_MV25, whole genome shotgun sequence genomic region, the following are encoded:
- the LOC6899967 gene encoding odorant receptor 94b-like isoform X2 — protein MTFFTQCRVVSATTYKRILPDESQAHCEMERLRELTQRIRPSDVDEGRIGSIELNVWLAQLTGLPLSGLKPETKAESIRILVVSGVVLPLLFCYVVLEIYDLVLNWDNVDIMTQNVVMTLTHVGYWFKVLNTFYYYEDIRRIVFTLKHLTRTCVLSPGQRETFHQVEVENKVVCLFYFCLVVFSSTLAMVMLLIVPDNLAGKRFPYRVHMPHFLPPIVQYLYMGLSIIWISCGIPTIDNVNMLFMNQICMHLKILNMAFDVLQRQVDPNIWMVSIVKYHSVLINLRQRLEQIYRLPVLFQFVSSLLVVAMTAFQAIVGDGSGSSVLIYFLFGGVMCQIFLYCWFGNEVFEQSKTLSTSAFGCNWHEFDAQFKRTLLIFMINADRPFLFTAGGFMGLTLTSFANILGKSYSIVTVLRHMYGRAH, from the exons ATGACCTTCTTCACGCAATGTCGGGTTGTGTCCGCGACGACCTATAAAAGGATTCTACCAGACGAAAGCCAAGCCCATTGCGAAATGGAAAGGCTGCGCGAACTCACTCAGCGGATCAGACCCTCAGATGTGGACGAGGGCCGCATCGGATCCATCGAGCTGAATGTCTGGCTCGCTCAATTGACGGGACTTCCCCTCTCCGGACTGAAGCCGGAGACCAAGGCCGAGAGCATCCGCATCCTTGTCGTCAGTGGAGTGGTACTGCCGTTGCTCTTCTGCTATGTGGTTTTGGAGATCTACGATCTGGTGCTCAATTGGGACAATGTGGATATCATGACACAGAATGTGGTGATGACATTGACCCATGTGGGGTACTGGTTCAAG GTTCTTAACACATTCTACTATTACGAGGACATTAGGCGGATAGTTTTCACGCTGAAACACCTCACTAGAACCTGCGTTCTATCTCCCGGGCAGAGGGAGACCTTCCATCAGGTGGAAGTGGAGAATAAGGTAGTTTGTCTCTTTTACTTCTGCCTGGTGGTGTTTTCCTCCACGCTCGCTATGGTCATGCTTCTGATTG TGCCGGATAATTTGGCCGGAAAGCGGTTCCCCTATCGCGTCCACATGCCCCACTTCCTGCCACCCATCGTCCAGTATCTGTACATGGGCCTGAGCATTATCTGGATATCGTGTGGGATCCCGACCATCGACAACGTCAACATGCTGTTTATGAATCAGATATGCATGCACCTCAAGATTCTCAACATGGCCTTTGATGTGCTGCAGCGCCAAGTGGATCCCAACATCTGGATGGTTTCGATTGTGAAGTACCACAGCGTCTTGATCAA CTTGCGTCAGCGACTGGAGCAGATATACCGCCTGCCCGTCTTGTTCCAGTTTGTGTCGTCGCTTCTGGTGGTGGCCATGACCGCCTTCCAGGCGATTGTGGGCGATGGTTCCGGGAGCTCGGTGCTCATCTACTTCCTCTTCGGCGGCGTCATGTGTCAGATATTCCTCTACTGCTGGTTCGGCAACGAGGTCTTTGAGCAG AGCAAAACCCTATCGACTTCCGCCTTTGGCTGCAATTGGCACGAATTCGATGCTCAGTTCAAGAGGACTCTCCTCATCTTCATGATCAATGCGGATCGACCGTTCCTCTTCACCGCCGGCGGTTTCATGGGCCTAACCCTGACGAGCTTTGCCAATATCCTGGGCAAGTCGTACTCCATTGTGACAGTGCTCCGTCACATGTATGGCAGGGCCCATTAA
- the LOC6899967 gene encoding odorant receptor 94b-like isoform X1, producing MTFFTQCRVVSATTYKRILPDESQAHCEMERLRELTQRIRPSDVDEGRIGSIELNVWLAQLTGLPLSGLKPETKAESIRILVVSGVVLPLLFCYVVLEIYDLVLNWDNVDIMTQNVVMTLTHVGYWFKVLNTFYYYEDIRRIVFTLKHLTRTCVLSPGQRETFHQVEVENKVVCLFYFCLVVFSSTLAMVMLLIVPDNLAGKRFPYRVHMPHFLPPIVQYLYMGLSIIWISCGIPTIDNVNMLFMNQICMHLKILNMAFDVLQRQVDPNIWMVSIVKYHSVLINLRQRLEQIYRLPVLFQFVSSLLVVAMTAFQAIVGDGSGSSVLIYFLFGGVMCQIFLYCWFGNEVFEQVHSHDTHIYSFRWVYSSYFQSKTLSTSAFGCNWHEFDAQFKRTLLIFMINADRPFLFTAGGFMGLTLTSFANILGKSYSIVTVLRHMYGRAH from the exons ATGACCTTCTTCACGCAATGTCGGGTTGTGTCCGCGACGACCTATAAAAGGATTCTACCAGACGAAAGCCAAGCCCATTGCGAAATGGAAAGGCTGCGCGAACTCACTCAGCGGATCAGACCCTCAGATGTGGACGAGGGCCGCATCGGATCCATCGAGCTGAATGTCTGGCTCGCTCAATTGACGGGACTTCCCCTCTCCGGACTGAAGCCGGAGACCAAGGCCGAGAGCATCCGCATCCTTGTCGTCAGTGGAGTGGTACTGCCGTTGCTCTTCTGCTATGTGGTTTTGGAGATCTACGATCTGGTGCTCAATTGGGACAATGTGGATATCATGACACAGAATGTGGTGATGACATTGACCCATGTGGGGTACTGGTTCAAG GTTCTTAACACATTCTACTATTACGAGGACATTAGGCGGATAGTTTTCACGCTGAAACACCTCACTAGAACCTGCGTTCTATCTCCCGGGCAGAGGGAGACCTTCCATCAGGTGGAAGTGGAGAATAAGGTAGTTTGTCTCTTTTACTTCTGCCTGGTGGTGTTTTCCTCCACGCTCGCTATGGTCATGCTTCTGATTG TGCCGGATAATTTGGCCGGAAAGCGGTTCCCCTATCGCGTCCACATGCCCCACTTCCTGCCACCCATCGTCCAGTATCTGTACATGGGCCTGAGCATTATCTGGATATCGTGTGGGATCCCGACCATCGACAACGTCAACATGCTGTTTATGAATCAGATATGCATGCACCTCAAGATTCTCAACATGGCCTTTGATGTGCTGCAGCGCCAAGTGGATCCCAACATCTGGATGGTTTCGATTGTGAAGTACCACAGCGTCTTGATCAA CTTGCGTCAGCGACTGGAGCAGATATACCGCCTGCCCGTCTTGTTCCAGTTTGTGTCGTCGCTTCTGGTGGTGGCCATGACCGCCTTCCAGGCGATTGTGGGCGATGGTTCCGGGAGCTCGGTGCTCATCTACTTCCTCTTCGGCGGCGTCATGTGTCAGATATTCCTCTACTGCTGGTTCGGCAACGAGGTCTTTGAGCAGGTGCACTCCCATGATACACATATCTATTCTTTCAGGTGGGTTTATTCTTCTTATTTCCAGAGCAAAACCCTATCGACTTCCGCCTTTGGCTGCAATTGGCACGAATTCGATGCTCAGTTCAAGAGGACTCTCCTCATCTTCATGATCAATGCGGATCGACCGTTCCTCTTCACCGCCGGCGGTTTCATGGGCCTAACCCTGACGAGCTTTGCCAATATCCTGGGCAAGTCGTACTCCATTGTGACAGTGCTCCGTCACATGTATGGCAGGGCCCATTAA
- the LOC26532572 gene encoding G-protein coupled receptor Mth-like isoform X1 has product MLLILSAVCVTLLNTATLVATENETIPDCDYFDTVNVTGSQRLVNGSYLYQGVVIPAELTAEFDYRVLPDDSTEPVERHLRGCVCQLRPCLRLCCHHSQLMANGQCSGSVEVDLTRLNPYLSVTLDDGTVARRHFQEEFIIQSDLPIPCNDMYPLNDQEEQDQYIVFENGSFFRPYDSATMSKREYCLQAYDFREGETESFRIVAHNCSIKSNSKTGKTVVIILTLVCLACTITVYLKLKKLRNLHGKCFVCCLSCLFMGYLFLLMDLWELTNAICKPSGYIGYYFVMANFLWLSVISWNLHSTFSCSVSRVNRYRPKYVFLVYNVYAWGMASVLTAVIYMVDHLVEDIPENEPWMPGVGFYNCWIKTQDWSAMLYFFGPMLIVIIFNVTMFILTAIRIVAVKRELQSIVDRQERKQKLNSDKQTYSFFLRLFVIMGLNWSLEILSYLVQDDDIWKNVFLVADYLNWSTGIIIFFLFVMKRSVLRLFRERNLSRSTRSVVSMKFQASRHLNGRSTAKQPRDNSSSQASTQI; this is encoded by the exons ATGCTACTGATATTGAGCGCTGTTTGTGTCACTCTGCTTAATACAGCGACTCTTGTTGCTACAGAGAACGAGACTATTCCAGACTGTGACTACTTCGACACGGTGAACGTGACGGGGAGCCAGCGGCTGGTCAATGGTTCGTATCTGTACCAGGGTGTGGTCATTCCGGCCGAGCTTACGGCTGAATTTGACTACAGGGTACTGCCGGACGACAGCACGGAGCCGGTGGAGAGACATCTGCGGGGCTGCGTCTGCCAGCTGCGTCCGTGTCTCCGGCTGTGCTGCCACCACTCTCAGTTAATGGCCAATGGGCAGTGCAGTGGCAGCGTCGAGGTGGATCTGACCCGACTGAACCCCTACTTGAGCGTGACCCTGGACGATGGCACGGTGGCAAGACGACACTTCCAGGAGGAGTTCATCATTCAGAGCGATCTGCCGATCCCCTGCAATGATATGTACCCGCTCAACGATCAAGAGGAGCAGGATCAGTACATAGTCTTTGAG AATGGGTCTTTCTTTCGACCATACGACAGTGCAACGATGAGCAAGCGGGAATACTGCCTTCAGGCGTATGACTTCAGAGAGGGCGAGACGGAGTCATTCCGGATTGTTGCCCACAACTGCTCGATTAAGTCGAATAGCAAGACGGGGAAAACAGTTG TGATCATTCTTACCCTCGTGTGTCTCGCCTGCACGATCACCGTCTATCTCAAACTGAAAAAGCTGCGGAATCTCCATGGAAAGTGCTTCGTTTGCTGTCTGAGCTGTCTATTCATGGGGTACCTTTTCTTATTGATGGACCTCTGGGAGCTGACAAATGCCATTTGCAAGCCATCAG GCTACATTGGCTACTATTTCGTGATGGCCAACTTCCTGTGGCTGAGTGTCATCAGCTGGAATCTCCATTCCACGTTCAGCTGTAGTGTGAGCCGCGTGAATCGGTACCGGCCGAAGTACGTGTTCCTTGTGTACAACGTCTATGCCTGGGGAATGGCATCCGTCCTCACTGCCGTCATTTATATGGTGGATCACCTGGTGGAGGATATTCCTGAGAATGAGCCCTGGATGCCTGGTGTTGGCTTCTACAACTGTTGGATAAAGA CTCAAGACTGGTCGGCCATGTTATACTTCTTTGGACCGATGTTGATTGTGATCATTTTCAATGTGACCATGTTCATTCTCACGGCCATCCGTATTGTTGCGGTGAAACGCGAACTGCAGAGCATTGTCGATCGCCAGGAGAGAAAGCagaaacttaactccgacaaACAGAC ATATAGCTTCTTTCTGCGACTGTTTGTCATCATGGGCCTGAACTGGAGCCTGGAGATACTCTCATACTTGGTGCAGGACGACGACATATGGAAGAATGTCTTTCTGGTCGCCGACTACTTAAACTGGTCGACGGGCATCATCATCTTTTTCCTGTTCGTGATGAAGCGCAGTGTCTTGAGGTTATTCAGAGAAAG GAATCTTTCAAGGAGCACACGGAGTGTCGTAAGCATGAAATTCCAGGCAAGTCGCCATTTAAATGGAAGATCAACAGCTAAACAACCGCGAGATAACTCATCCTCGCAGGCCTCTACACAAATTTAA
- the LOC26532572 gene encoding G-protein coupled receptor Mth-like isoform X2, which yields MLLILSAVCVTLLNTATLVATENETIPDCDYFDTVNVTGSQRLVNGSYLYQGVVIPAELTAEFDYRVLPDDSTEPVERHLRGCVCQLRPCLRLCCHHSQLMANGQCSGSVEVDLTRLNPYLSVTLDDGTVARRHFQEEFIIQSDLPIPCNDMYPLNDQEEQDQYIVFENGSFFRPYDSATMSKREYCLQAYDFREGETESFRIVAHNCSIKSNSKTGKTVVIILTLVCLACTITVYLKLKKLRNLHGKCFVCCLSCLFMGYLFLLMDLWELTNAICKPSGYIGYYFVMANFLWLSVISWNLHSTFSCSVSRVNRYRPKYVFLVYNVYAWGMASVLTAVIYMVDHLVEDIPENEPWMPGVGFYNCWIKTQDWSAMLYFFGPMLIVIIFNVTMFILTAIRIVAVKRELQSIVDRQERKQKLNSDKQTYSFFLRLFVIMGLNWSLEILSYLVQDDDIWKNVFLVADYLNWSTGIIIFFLFVMKRSVLRLFRERNDDEVSEEEISLEETQRL from the exons ATGCTACTGATATTGAGCGCTGTTTGTGTCACTCTGCTTAATACAGCGACTCTTGTTGCTACAGAGAACGAGACTATTCCAGACTGTGACTACTTCGACACGGTGAACGTGACGGGGAGCCAGCGGCTGGTCAATGGTTCGTATCTGTACCAGGGTGTGGTCATTCCGGCCGAGCTTACGGCTGAATTTGACTACAGGGTACTGCCGGACGACAGCACGGAGCCGGTGGAGAGACATCTGCGGGGCTGCGTCTGCCAGCTGCGTCCGTGTCTCCGGCTGTGCTGCCACCACTCTCAGTTAATGGCCAATGGGCAGTGCAGTGGCAGCGTCGAGGTGGATCTGACCCGACTGAACCCCTACTTGAGCGTGACCCTGGACGATGGCACGGTGGCAAGACGACACTTCCAGGAGGAGTTCATCATTCAGAGCGATCTGCCGATCCCCTGCAATGATATGTACCCGCTCAACGATCAAGAGGAGCAGGATCAGTACATAGTCTTTGAG AATGGGTCTTTCTTTCGACCATACGACAGTGCAACGATGAGCAAGCGGGAATACTGCCTTCAGGCGTATGACTTCAGAGAGGGCGAGACGGAGTCATTCCGGATTGTTGCCCACAACTGCTCGATTAAGTCGAATAGCAAGACGGGGAAAACAGTTG TGATCATTCTTACCCTCGTGTGTCTCGCCTGCACGATCACCGTCTATCTCAAACTGAAAAAGCTGCGGAATCTCCATGGAAAGTGCTTCGTTTGCTGTCTGAGCTGTCTATTCATGGGGTACCTTTTCTTATTGATGGACCTCTGGGAGCTGACAAATGCCATTTGCAAGCCATCAG GCTACATTGGCTACTATTTCGTGATGGCCAACTTCCTGTGGCTGAGTGTCATCAGCTGGAATCTCCATTCCACGTTCAGCTGTAGTGTGAGCCGCGTGAATCGGTACCGGCCGAAGTACGTGTTCCTTGTGTACAACGTCTATGCCTGGGGAATGGCATCCGTCCTCACTGCCGTCATTTATATGGTGGATCACCTGGTGGAGGATATTCCTGAGAATGAGCCCTGGATGCCTGGTGTTGGCTTCTACAACTGTTGGATAAAGA CTCAAGACTGGTCGGCCATGTTATACTTCTTTGGACCGATGTTGATTGTGATCATTTTCAATGTGACCATGTTCATTCTCACGGCCATCCGTATTGTTGCGGTGAAACGCGAACTGCAGAGCATTGTCGATCGCCAGGAGAGAAAGCagaaacttaactccgacaaACAGAC ATATAGCTTCTTTCTGCGACTGTTTGTCATCATGGGCCTGAACTGGAGCCTGGAGATACTCTCATACTTGGTGCAGGACGACGACATATGGAAGAATGTCTTTCTGGTCGCCGACTACTTAAACTGGTCGACGGGCATCATCATCTTTTTCCTGTTCGTGATGAAGCGCAGTGTCTTGAGGTTATTCAGAGAAAG GAATGACGATGAAGTTTCCGAGGAAGAGATATCGCTCGAAGAGACGCAACGGTTGTAG
- the LOC26533489 gene encoding G-protein coupled receptor Mth-like, whose product MLLILSAVCVTLLNTATLAATENETIPDCDYFDTVNVTGSQRLVNGSYLYQGVVIPAELTAEFDYRVLPDDSTEPVERHLRGCVCQLRPCLRLCCHHSQLMANGQCSGSIEVDLTRLNPYLSVTLDDGTVARRHFQEEFIIQSDLPIPCNDMYPLNDQEE is encoded by the coding sequence ATGCTACTTATATTGAGCGCTGTTTGTGTCACTCTGCTTAATACAGCGACTCTTGCTGCTACAGAGAACGAGACCATTCCAGACTGTGACTACTTCGACACGGTGAACGTGACGGGGAGCCAGCGGCTGGTCAATGGTTCGTATCTGTACCAGGGTGTGGTCATTCCGGCCGAGCTTACGGCTGAATTTGACTACAGGGTACTGCCGGACGACAGCACGGAGCCGGTGGAGAGACATCTGCGAGGCTGCGTCTGCCAGCTGCGTCCGTGTCTCCGGCTCTGCTGCCACCACTCTCAGTTAATGGCCAATGGGCagtgcagtggcagcatcgaGGTGGATCTGACCCGACTGAACCCCTACTTGAGCGTGACCCTGGACGATGGCACGGTGGCAAGACGACACTTCCAGGAGGAGTTCATCATTCAGAGCGATCTGCCGATCCCCTGCAATGATATGTACCCGCTCAACGATCAAGAGGAGTAG
- the Ptpmeg gene encoding tyrosine-protein phosphatase non-receptor type 4, with product MFERFRLSNLSRNFRLRGGSSELARDKKNQQQRQQCVTVLFLDDITHTFRLEKRAKGSELLDQVFQYLELSERDYFGLLFPQKPGDVVRWVDAQKQFKKQCSSVSLDNDAVPLLEFRVKFFVSDPSRLQEEFTRYQFYLQIKRNILLGKLPCSSNTQCLLASYTVQSELGDFNAAEHQVGYLSGLQLLSEQTPEAERKVSELHKLHRGQLPADAEYNYLEHGKRLELYGIDLHKATDSSGKDLQLGVSAVGLLVFQHALRVNTFSWSKMVKVSFKRKDFFIQLRREPSENYDTLLGFGMISHKHAKALWKSCVEHHSFFRLKRPHRLSRFLNISLGSKFYYSGRTELQAVQESKQRGRIHKVFVRSPSKRLLAGGGGGGAGATSSSGGTPLLHSGGSGGSESAASQHNGKPSASTILTITKTSRPHDNKVTSKEADSMPRKAWEQQSDEYDIQLDVGFIEQCSRRFESPSPMPPAYSSGQHSPLLLPTTIADAVGGQPDSGSDLITIRLQADDQGRYGFNVKGGVDLSLPVQVSKVVPHTPADRCTPRVCEGDEVLMINGRDVHGLRHEQVVSMIRDCRHQSSGELLLTVRPQRSAPLLMEEEPLYQYVPESDEIGSHSNLLDGDALFTQSLLLLSDGLASGALLAQYEVMYRKNPDLAITEARKAANAAKNRYRDISPYDCTRVSLVNSLTGDYINANYVNMEIPGGAVNRYIATQGPLASTTTDFWRMVQQESSHLLVMLTTVMEAGRQKCHQYWPVTGEELQLADGFSVRCLSEKPDETGSFVFREFVLKDKHEQRHIHHMQYLAWPDHCVPSDPNLFLEFTERVRAARNRTLLQEIEESLKQVRLMDADAGDDENGGLMRERKCAASNGATPEDETPVSTSVHQCISAANPPVIVHCSAGIGRTGVLILMDTALALMESREPVYPLDIVRTMRDQRACMVQNVSQYRFVCECICAAYMKMSRSSAAIHDDDD from the exons ATGTTTGAGCGCTTCCGTTTGAGCAATTTGAGCAGGAACTTTCGTCTACGCGGAGGCAGCAGCGAACTGGCGCGCGACAAGAAGaaccaacagcaacggcagcaatgCGTCACAGTCCTGTTCCTAGATGACATCACGCACACCTTTCGGCTCGAG AAACGTGCGAAAGGCTCTGAACTATTGGATCAGGTCTTTCAATATCTCGAGTTATCCGAAAGGGACTACTTTGGTCTATTATTTCCACAGAAGCCAGGGGATGTTGTG AGATGGGTGGATGCCCAGAAGCAGTTCAAGAAACAATGCAGCAGCGTCTCGCTCGACAACGATGCCGTTCCATTATTAGAGTTTAGAGTTAAG TTCTTTGTAAGCGATCCCAGCCGCTTGCAGGAGGAGTTCACACGCTACCAGTTCTATCTGCAGATCAAGCGAAACATTCTGCTGGGGAAGCTGCCATGCTCCAGCAACACCCAGTGCCTGCTTGCCAGCTACACGGTGCAGT CCGAGCTGGGCGACTTCAATGCGGCAGAACATCAGGTGGGATACTTGAGTGGCCTTCAGCTGCTCTCGGAGCAGACACCAGAGGCAGAGCGGAAGGTGAGCGAGCTGCACAAGCTGCACCGGGGCCAGCTGCCAGCGGATGCCGAGTACAACTATCTGGAGCATGGCAAGCGGCTGGAGCTGTACGGGATTGATCTGCACAAGGCCACCGATTCGAGCGGCAAGGATCTCCAGCTGGGCGTGTCGGCTGTCGGGCTGCTGGTCTTCCAGCATGCGCTGCGGGTGAACACCTTCTCGTGGAGCAAGATGGTGAAGGTGTCCTTCAAGCGCAAGGACTTCTTCATTCAGCTGCGTCGTGAGCCAAGCGAGAACTACGATACGCTGCTGGGATTCGGCATGATCAGCCACAAGCACGCCAAGGCCTTGTGGAAGTCGTGCGTGGAGCATCACAGCTTCTTCCGGCTGAAGCGGCCGCACCGCCTCTCGCGCTTCCTCAACATCAGCCTCGGCAGCAAGTTCTACTACTCGGGCCGCACGGAGCTCCAGGCGGTGCAGGAGTCAAAGCAGCGCGGACGCATACACAAGGTATTTGTGCGGTCGCCCAGCAAAAGGCTGCTGGccggaggaggcggcggaggGGCTGGTGCCACAAGCTCCTCGGGCGGCACTCCCCTCTTGcacagcggcggcagcggtggctcCGAGAGCGCTGCCTCGCAGCACAATGGCAAACCGTCCGCATCCACCATTCTGACCATCACGAAGACGAGCCGTCCCCATGACAACAAGGTCACCTCCAAGGAGGCCGACTCCATGCCGCGCAAGGCCTGGGAGCAGCAGAGCGACGAATACGACATTCAGCT CGATGTTGGATTCATTGAGCAATGCAGCCGACGCTTCGAGTCGCCGTCACCCATGCCGCCCGCCTACAGCTCGGGCCAGCACAgtcccctgctgctgcccaccaCCATTGCGGATGCAGTGGGGGGCCAGCccgacagcggcagcgatCTGATTACGATCCGCCTGCAGGCGGACGACCAGGGTCGCTACGGCTTTAATGTGAAGGGAGGCGTGGATCTCAGCCTGCCCGTGCAGGTGTCCAAGGTGGTGCCGCACACGCCCGCGGATCGCTGCACGCCACGTGTCTGCGAGGGCGACGAGGTGCTCATGATCAACGGCCGCGATGTCCACGGACTGCGACACGAGCAGGTGGTGTCCATGATCCGTGATTGCCGGCACCAGTCCAGCGGCGAGCTTTTGCTCACGGTGCGGCCCCAGCGCTCGGCTCCGCTGCTAATGGAGGAAGAGCCGCTGTACCAGTATGTGCCGGAGAGCGATGAGATCGGCTCGCACTCGAACCTGCTCGACGGCGACGCCCTGTTCACCCAGAGTCTGTTGCTGCTCAGCGATGGCCTGGCCTCTGGCGCCCTGCTCGCCCAGTACGAAGTGATGTACCGCAAGAATCCCGATCTGGCCATCACCGAAGCGCGCAAGGCGGCCAACGCGGCCAAGAATCGCTACCGCGACATATCGCCAT ACGACTGTACGAGAGTGTCGCTGGTGAACTCCCTGACCGGCGATTACATCAACGCTAACTACGTGAACATGGAGATACCGGGAGGAGCGGTCAACCGATATATTGCCACCCAGGGACCTCTGGCCAGCACCACAACGGACTTCTGGCGCATGGTGCAGCAGGAGAGCAGCCACCTGCTGGTGATGCTCACCACGGTGATGGAGGCGGGGCGCCAGAAGTGCCACCAGTACTGGCCCGTCACCggcgaggagctgcagctggccgACGGCTTCTCGGTGCGATGCCTCAGCGAGAAACCGGACGAGACGGGCAGCTTCGTCTTCCGCGAGTTTGTGCTTAAAGACAAGCACGAGCAGCGGCACATACATCACATGCAGTACCTGGCCTGGCCGGACCACTGTGTTCCCTCCGATCCCAATCTCTTCCTGGAGTTCACCGAAAGAGTGCGCGCCGCAAGGAACCGCACACTGCTTCAGGAGATCGAAGAGAGCCTCAAGCAGGTGCGACTAATGGACGCAGATGCCGGCGACGACGAGAACGGAGGACTGATGAGGGAGCGTAAATGTGCGGCCAGCAATGGAGCCACGCCAGAGGACGAGACCCCCGTCTCCACCAGTGTGCATCA GTGCATCAGTGCCGCCAATCCTCCTGTGATTGTCCACTGCTCAGCGGGCATCGGACGCACTGGTGTGCTCATACTGATGGACACGGCTCTGGCCCTGATGGAGTCCCGTGAGCCCGTCTATCCCCTGGACATTGTGCGCACCATGCGCGACCAGCGCGCCTGCATGGTCCAGAATGTG AGTCAATATCGATTCGTGTGCGAATGCATTTGCGCCGCGTATATGAAGATGTCGCGCAGCAGCGCGGCTATCCATGACGATGATGACTAG